The proteins below come from a single Parachlamydiales bacterium genomic window:
- a CDS encoding helix-turn-helix domain-containing protein, which translates to MVAANVKKLGESLRLAREEKNFSLKEVENATSIRMSYLKAIEEGEVDKLISPVYAQGFVKQYAIFLGLEGDNIIREYQNCFGRIDKQDFDYGIGTLEKRGNPGSSGRFMPLAAYSIAAVAIVIVAWYFADYVGLI; encoded by the coding sequence ATGGTCGCTGCCAACGTTAAGAAACTAGGTGAGTCTTTGCGCCTAGCAAGAGAAGAAAAAAACTTTTCTTTGAAAGAAGTCGAGAATGCAACATCCATTCGTATGAGCTATCTTAAAGCTATTGAGGAAGGTGAAGTAGATAAACTTATTTCTCCAGTCTACGCTCAAGGTTTTGTAAAACAGTACGCAATATTTCTCGGTTTAGAAGGCGACAACATTATCCGCGAATACCAAAACTGCTTTGGCAGAATTGACAAACAAGACTTCGATTATGGCATTGGCACTTTAGAGAAGAGGGGTAACCCCGGGTCTTCAGGGCGTTTCATGCCTCTTGCTGCATATAGCATCGCCGCTGTGGCAATTGTTATTGTCGCTTGGTACTTCGCAGATTATGTAGGCTTGATTTAA
- a CDS encoding DUF368 domain-containing protein yields the protein MSRPRATIGAFLSGMCIGAADLVPGISGGTVALILGMYGAIINGLRSIDGDFFKLLFRGQFKDASVLVPLGFLGAVVGGMLFSIATLVHVIKAILADPVYKPMLYALFLGLVLASAVLIFRRIQNFKPIYLLWGLLAAGAAFYLSGLELPKQAITSSYSAVVDLWAFFCGMLGICAMLLPGISGGYLLNVLGMYGNIIDALSTFIHGIVHFHMEWAAFFLLLNLGLGVLIGAIVFSRAISWALTNYHDLTISVLVGFMLGALRSVWPFINDINEPFLPPFTEPLLWSAVALTILGFTAVSTAHNLALKAKANV from the coding sequence ATGTCGCGTCCCCGGGCAACCATTGGAGCTTTTCTTTCTGGCATGTGTATCGGCGCAGCAGATCTCGTACCCGGTATCTCAGGCGGAACTGTCGCACTGATTCTGGGGATGTATGGCGCTATCATCAATGGTCTACGCAGCATTGATGGTGATTTTTTTAAACTGCTTTTCAGGGGGCAATTCAAAGATGCTTCTGTCCTCGTGCCATTAGGCTTTTTAGGCGCTGTTGTCGGTGGGATGCTCTTTTCCATTGCTACCCTTGTTCATGTTATCAAAGCGATCTTAGCTGATCCTGTATATAAGCCCATGCTCTATGCCCTTTTTCTGGGCTTGGTGCTGGCCTCTGCCGTTCTCATTTTCCGCCGCATACAGAATTTTAAACCTATTTACCTATTATGGGGCCTTCTTGCTGCAGGTGCTGCTTTTTATCTTTCGGGTCTAGAGCTTCCAAAGCAAGCGATTACTTCTTCATATAGTGCAGTCGTAGATTTATGGGCCTTTTTTTGCGGTATGCTTGGAATCTGTGCAATGCTTCTACCGGGAATTTCTGGTGGATATCTACTGAATGTTCTTGGTATGTATGGCAACATTATTGATGCACTTTCCACCTTTATTCATGGCATTGTCCATTTTCATATGGAATGGGCAGCATTCTTTCTCCTTTTAAATCTTGGCCTTGGAGTACTCATCGGAGCAATCGTATTCTCAAGAGCTATCAGCTGGGCCCTTACCAATTACCACGATCTTACTATCTCAGTTCTTGTTGGATTTATGCTAGGCGCCTTAAGAAGTGTGTGGCCTTTTATCAATGATATCAATGAACCCTTTCTTCCACCCTTTACTGAACCTCTTCTCTGGTCGGCCGTTGCGCT